The Candidatus Binatia bacterium genome window below encodes:
- a CDS encoding histone deacetylase — protein MSHKTSVLIDSRFQEHDPGRGHPERPDRIAVLEDLLGSWSGPSLERITPRLAAPDEIQTAHTESLFERIRETEGLERAQIDPDTATSARSYEVALLAAGGLLEVVDAVADGATGNAFAFVRPPGHHATASQSMGFCLFNNVAVAAKHLRAVGFDRVAIVDFDLHHGNGTEAIFYDDPSVLYASLHQYPYYPGTGAADDLGSDAGKGFTVNVPFSAGVGDTGYLLAFDQILSPVLRQFQPDFLLVSAGFDCHRRDPLGGMQVTEEGVIGMTRRLLDVARDVCGGKVAAVLEGGYDLDAIRSSAEAMLIEMATAPEAPEPVTEDADTDMLEPLKDILRPYWEL, from the coding sequence GTGAGCCACAAGACGAGCGTGCTGATCGACAGCCGGTTTCAGGAACACGACCCGGGCCGCGGACACCCGGAACGCCCCGACCGCATCGCCGTCCTCGAGGATCTGCTCGGCTCCTGGAGCGGGCCATCGCTCGAACGCATCACGCCCCGCCTCGCGGCGCCCGACGAGATCCAAACGGCCCACACCGAGTCGCTCTTCGAGCGCATCCGCGAGACCGAGGGGCTTGAACGCGCGCAAATCGATCCCGACACGGCGACGTCGGCGCGCTCCTATGAAGTGGCGCTTCTCGCTGCGGGCGGCCTCCTCGAGGTCGTCGACGCCGTCGCGGACGGAGCCACCGGGAACGCCTTCGCGTTCGTACGACCGCCCGGGCACCACGCCACCGCGAGCCAATCGATGGGGTTCTGCCTCTTCAACAACGTCGCGGTTGCGGCGAAACACCTCCGAGCCGTCGGCTTCGACCGTGTAGCCATCGTCGACTTCGACCTGCACCACGGCAACGGGACCGAGGCGATCTTCTACGACGACCCGAGCGTACTCTACGCTTCGCTCCATCAGTATCCGTACTATCCGGGCACCGGCGCCGCGGACGACCTTGGCAGTGACGCCGGCAAGGGCTTCACGGTCAACGTCCCCTTCTCCGCCGGCGTGGGAGACACGGGCTATCTCCTCGCCTTCGATCAGATCCTCTCGCCGGTTCTACGCCAGTTCCAGCCGGACTTCCTTCTCGTGTCGGCCGGATTCGACTGCCATCGGCGCGACCCGCTGGGCGGCATGCAGGTCACTGAAGAGGGAGTAATCGGCATGACGCGTCGGCTCCTCGACGTCGCCCGTGATGTCTGCGGCGGGAAGGTCGCCGCCGTGCTCGAAGGCGGCTACGACCTCGACGCCATCCGGAGCTCCGCAGAGGCCATGCTGATCGAGATGGCAACCGCACCAGAAGCACCGGAGCCCGTCACCGAAGACGCCGACACCGACATGCTCGAGCCGCTCAAGGACATCCTGCGCCCCTATTGGGAGCTCTGA
- a CDS encoding twin-arginine translocase TatA/TatE family subunit yields MPEVAVILVVALVVLGPRRLPEMARALGKGLAEFRKVTGEVNKELQGARDLIEKEARQHQRLARDHEREQRLAKPADPAPAAETAQTAQTVAAPEDATTPPAEPMKVATPGKQPTTNPAAADAPDASGGSQSES; encoded by the coding sequence ATGCCTGAAGTTGCGGTCATCCTCGTCGTGGCCCTCGTCGTGCTCGGTCCCCGTCGTCTCCCCGAGATGGCGCGCGCGCTCGGAAAGGGGCTCGCCGAGTTCCGCAAAGTCACAGGCGAGGTGAACAAGGAGCTTCAGGGAGCGCGCGACCTGATCGAGAAGGAGGCGCGTCAACATCAGCGCCTGGCGCGCGACCACGAGCGCGAGCAGCGGCTCGCCAAGCCCGCCGACCCGGCCCCGGCCGCCGAGACCGCCCAGACCGCCCAGACCGTTGCAGCCCCCGAGGACGCAACGACACCCCCGGCCGAACCGATGAAGGTCGCCACGCCAGGCAAACAGCCCACGACGAACCCGGCAGCCGCAGACGCACCCGACGCCTCCGGCGGCTCCCAGTCGGAGTCCTGA
- the tatC gene encoding twin-arginine translocase subunit TatC, whose translation MPEAEMPLTDHLEELRWRIMKIFAFVMIGFGASYAFSDTLFEILTRPIQLAGDGKHVMLIGTGVAEAFFTKLKVAFIAGIFLASPAILFQLWGFIAPGLHDQEKYYVIPFVLFGTFFFVAGAAFCYLLVFQVGYRFFLEQYATIGIEPTLRISEYLSFSSRLLLAFGITFELPVLAFFLARIGMIDHNSLIKPWRYAIIGIVILAAVLTPGPDVASQMLLAAPLIVLYGVSIIVAYVFSRVPARPDEEDPADDTDTND comes from the coding sequence ATGCCCGAAGCCGAGATGCCACTGACGGACCACCTCGAAGAGCTTCGGTGGCGCATCATGAAGATCTTCGCGTTCGTGATGATCGGCTTCGGCGCGTCGTACGCGTTCTCCGACACTCTCTTCGAGATCCTCACGCGCCCGATTCAACTCGCCGGCGACGGCAAGCACGTCATGCTGATCGGCACCGGGGTGGCGGAAGCGTTCTTCACCAAACTCAAGGTCGCGTTCATCGCAGGGATCTTCCTCGCGTCCCCCGCGATCCTGTTCCAGCTTTGGGGCTTCATCGCTCCTGGACTGCACGACCAGGAGAAGTACTACGTCATCCCGTTCGTCCTCTTCGGGACGTTCTTCTTCGTGGCCGGGGCCGCGTTTTGCTACCTCCTCGTGTTCCAGGTCGGATACCGATTCTTCCTGGAACAGTACGCGACGATCGGCATCGAACCGACATTGCGGATCAGCGAGTATCTCTCCTTCAGCTCCAGGCTCCTTCTAGCGTTCGGAATCACGTTCGAACTCCCGGTCCTCGCGTTCTTCCTCGCGCGCATCGGGATGATCGATCACAACTCGCTGATCAAGCCATGGCGCTACGCCATCATCGGGATCGTCATTCTAGCCGCCGTCCTCACCCCGGGCCCCGACGTCGCCTCGCAGATGCTGCTCGCGGCGCCGCTCATAGTCCTGTACGGGGTGAGCATCATCGTCGCCTACGTCTTCTCACGGGTCCCCGCGCGACCCGACGAAGAAGACCCCGCCGACGACACCGACACGAACGACTAG
- a CDS encoding AsmA-like C-terminal region-containing protein, translating into MRGARTWWALGGALVLLVALAFGLVAWRAHRSLSDRPDEVLAALSEAIGLPVEADGVRVTWWPPGLVVHGIRVPDESPLGPGSLVHADEARLVVRAWPLLYGTVVVKRVEVASPVVRLVRGVDGTWNFAGRPAAALDAGADEPVFENAPGATAQLRVVLPLEHARFDHADLVITHGRLSVRDRAMPGVPEFEISSMDARLRRTAETSTLEFEGGALGGPTGNLRGTLEFPRGGRDVAFELTAADVPASRLPEVMQLARGGIPFGAVLEGVVSAEVSCQFPQQWPPGHAAIRVLVDARDASASMAGGYVTKSAGTPLAMALDLRAEPDLLRVRRAMFESGDARVEVSAAPVDELEPGQQPALRVASENLTGALLADWIPLLGAIAPAGELSLQGTVVPGDSETMAHVQLSGTDLGIRIGREPAELGGAALEFDMGPEGRFTAGVSVQDLRSEDLFAHRLTAALEGGGDEPISVRIDGARGGRAGAELEQLTVECEITDERAEVRRLQVAGLGGTLHARGEIARDEGDVLTMRFDPQWDGVDFAGLLRLFGVEVDIHGLFTGKAALAARRGAEESILETLTGVFDARLDDGSVPDLNLARATVNNLGAIPGLRQAIEDRAEEKVPGLLARTSRIDSLAINGTFADGVVSVSNVELAAPDYSIDAQGQVAFDGAVDLDGDLVLGAEATDALVSVSGILSVLSPDGEPIRIPVSIEGTYPDLVSAPSPAFVTKSVENEATGGAAGFLRRLLGGGWKDEAAAEK; encoded by the coding sequence GTGCGGGGCGCGCGTACCTGGTGGGCCCTCGGGGGAGCGTTGGTGCTCCTCGTGGCGCTCGCTTTCGGGTTGGTAGCGTGGCGGGCCCACCGGAGTCTCTCAGATCGCCCCGACGAAGTGCTTGCCGCACTCTCGGAGGCGATCGGTCTGCCCGTGGAGGCCGATGGCGTACGGGTCACTTGGTGGCCGCCGGGGCTCGTCGTTCACGGGATTCGCGTTCCGGATGAGTCGCCGCTCGGCCCGGGGAGCCTCGTGCATGCGGATGAGGCGCGGCTCGTCGTTCGCGCTTGGCCGCTTCTCTACGGCACCGTGGTGGTGAAGCGCGTCGAAGTAGCGTCTCCCGTGGTTCGTCTCGTGCGTGGAGTCGACGGGACCTGGAACTTTGCCGGACGCCCGGCGGCGGCGCTCGACGCCGGCGCTGACGAGCCGGTCTTCGAGAACGCACCCGGGGCAACCGCGCAGCTTCGCGTCGTGCTGCCACTCGAGCACGCTCGCTTCGACCACGCCGACCTCGTGATCACCCACGGTCGCTTGAGCGTCCGAGATCGGGCCATGCCGGGCGTGCCCGAGTTCGAGATCAGTTCGATGGATGCGCGGCTCCGGCGTACTGCTGAGACGTCGACACTCGAGTTCGAGGGCGGAGCCCTCGGCGGCCCGACGGGCAACCTGCGCGGCACGCTCGAATTCCCGCGGGGCGGCCGGGATGTGGCCTTCGAGCTGACCGCGGCCGACGTACCCGCGAGTCGTCTACCGGAGGTGATGCAGCTCGCGCGTGGCGGGATCCCCTTCGGCGCGGTGCTCGAGGGTGTCGTCTCGGCGGAGGTCTCGTGCCAGTTCCCCCAGCAGTGGCCGCCCGGGCACGCCGCGATCCGGGTCTTGGTCGATGCGCGAGACGCGTCTGCGTCGATGGCCGGTGGCTACGTCACAAAGAGCGCGGGGACGCCTCTGGCGATGGCTCTCGACTTGCGGGCCGAGCCGGACCTGCTGCGGGTGCGGCGTGCCATGTTCGAGAGCGGTGACGCACGCGTCGAGGTTTCGGCGGCGCCGGTGGACGAGCTCGAGCCCGGGCAGCAGCCTGCGCTCCGCGTTGCGAGCGAGAACCTCACCGGCGCTCTGCTCGCCGACTGGATCCCACTCCTCGGTGCGATCGCGCCCGCGGGCGAGCTGTCGCTGCAAGGAACGGTCGTGCCCGGCGATTCCGAGACGATGGCACACGTCCAGTTGTCGGGAACGGATCTCGGTATTCGCATCGGGCGCGAACCCGCGGAACTCGGCGGCGCGGCCCTCGAGTTCGACATGGGGCCCGAAGGACGCTTTACGGCCGGCGTTTCCGTTCAAGACCTTCGCTCGGAGGACCTGTTCGCACACCGTCTCACGGCCGCGCTCGAGGGCGGGGGCGACGAACCCATCAGCGTTCGGATCGACGGGGCGCGTGGCGGGCGCGCGGGCGCCGAACTCGAGCAGCTCACCGTCGAATGTGAGATCACGGATGAGCGTGCCGAGGTGCGACGTTTACAGGTCGCCGGGCTCGGCGGAACGTTGCACGCACGCGGCGAAATCGCGAGGGACGAAGGCGACGTCCTCACGATGCGATTTGATCCGCAGTGGGACGGGGTCGACTTCGCCGGACTCCTCCGGCTCTTCGGCGTCGAGGTAGATATTCACGGGCTGTTTACCGGGAAGGCGGCCCTCGCCGCACGGCGCGGTGCGGAGGAGTCGATCCTCGAAACTCTGACCGGAGTTTTCGACGCGAGGCTCGACGACGGGTCCGTTCCTGATCTGAATCTGGCGCGAGCGACTGTGAACAATCTCGGGGCGATTCCCGGGTTGCGGCAGGCCATCGAGGACCGGGCCGAAGAGAAGGTCCCGGGGCTTCTCGCGCGGACGAGTCGAATCGACTCGCTCGCGATCAACGGTACGTTTGCGGATGGCGTCGTGTCCGTCTCGAACGTGGAGCTCGCCGCGCCGGACTACTCGATCGATGCGCAGGGCCAGGTCGCCTTCGATGGCGCCGTCGATCTCGATGGTGATCTCGTCTTGGGTGCCGAGGCGACGGATGCGCTGGTGTCGGTTTCGGGAATCCTGTCGGTGTTGTCGCCGGATGGGGAGCCGATCCGCATTCCGGTGTCGATCGAGGGTACGTATCCGGACCTGGTCAGCGCGCCGTCACCGGCCTTCGTGACGAAGTCCGTCGAGAATGAAGCAACCGGGGGTGCCGCCGGCTTCCTTCGTCGGCTTCTCGGTGGGGGCTGGAAGGACGAGGCCGCAGCCGAGAAATGA
- a CDS encoding tyrosine recombinase XerC codes for MERAGKTQEDFVASFLRELEIQRNSSAHTLRAYGRELERLQATLLGDDRTGRVDWTAVSTDDLRRFLATRSENVGRRSLGRSVSVLRSFFSYLRRVGLAQNNPASGIGVPKFPRTLPRYLSETDLENVFTDEEVQDEAAARDLAMLELLYGSGLRASETVGLDWKDVALDEQRVHVRSGKGNRDRMVPMSRPAKQALERLRSVQTTTGNDRGAARPIFRNQRGTRLAVRSVGRIVSAAMEKAGLPPMNPHALRHSCATHLLDSGADLRSIQDLLGHTSLTTTQKYTHVSLSHLRNTHRRFHPRG; via the coding sequence GTGGAGCGCGCGGGCAAAACGCAAGAGGACTTCGTAGCGAGCTTTCTGCGCGAGCTCGAAATTCAGCGCAACTCGTCGGCGCACACTCTGCGTGCCTACGGCCGCGAGCTCGAAAGGCTCCAGGCGACACTCCTGGGCGACGACCGCACCGGCCGGGTCGACTGGACGGCCGTCTCGACCGACGACCTCCGCCGCTTTCTCGCCACCCGCAGCGAGAACGTCGGCCGGCGTTCGCTGGGACGCTCCGTGAGCGTCCTCCGGAGCTTCTTCTCCTACCTCCGGCGCGTCGGCCTTGCCCAGAATAACCCCGCTTCGGGAATCGGCGTGCCGAAGTTCCCCCGCACCCTGCCCCGCTACCTCTCCGAGACCGACCTCGAGAACGTGTTCACCGATGAAGAGGTCCAGGACGAAGCCGCCGCTCGCGACCTCGCGATGCTGGAGCTGCTCTACGGCAGCGGCCTGCGCGCGAGCGAAACCGTCGGACTCGACTGGAAGGATGTCGCCCTCGACGAACAGCGCGTCCACGTCCGGTCCGGCAAGGGCAACCGCGACCGGATGGTCCCGATGAGCCGCCCCGCCAAACAGGCCCTCGAGCGCTTACGGTCCGTGCAGACGACTACCGGCAACGACCGTGGCGCCGCACGCCCGATCTTCCGCAACCAACGGGGCACCCGACTCGCAGTTCGGAGCGTCGGACGCATCGTCAGCGCCGCGATGGAGAAAGCCGGCCTGCCGCCGATGAACCCCCATGCGCTCCGTCACAGCTGTGCGACCCACCTGCTCGATAGCGGTGCCGACCTCCGATCGATTCAGGATCTCCTTGGGCATACGAGCCTCACCACGACACAGAAGTACACCCACGTGAGCCTTTCGCATCTGCGCAACACGCACCGCCGCTTCCACCCCCGGGGCTGA